Proteins encoded together in one Acidobacteriota bacterium window:
- a CDS encoding ABC transporter permease: MNGLSDRSTTLLQSWVLEVQDFTLLGARSIASFFRRPFYLRETFQQMDIVGVGSLSISCLTAFFTGAVLALQTSNTLSSFGAVGYTGQLVAVSLVRELGPVLTAVVVAGRVGSGIASELGSMLIGEQINAMRSLGTDPIKKLVTPRVVACTTMVPVLTVIADLVGIMGGFFVATIFLGISPSLFLTSAYDRLDYADLVQGLAKPPIFGFLIAIVGCHRGLGTWGGTEGVGRSTTQAVVTSMILIFISNFFITRILLTIL; the protein is encoded by the coding sequence ATGAACGGCCTCTCCGACAGATCGACCACGCTGCTGCAGAGTTGGGTTCTTGAAGTTCAGGACTTCACCCTGCTGGGGGCGCGGTCGATCGCCAGCTTCTTTCGACGGCCGTTCTACCTGAGGGAAACGTTTCAGCAGATGGACATCGTGGGGGTGGGCTCGCTTTCCATCTCTTGTCTCACCGCCTTCTTCACGGGGGCGGTGCTGGCTCTGCAGACTTCCAACACGCTTTCCTCGTTCGGAGCGGTCGGATACACCGGTCAACTGGTGGCGGTATCCCTGGTGAGGGAGCTGGGGCCGGTGTTGACGGCGGTGGTGGTTGCCGGGCGTGTCGGCTCCGGTATCGCCTCGGAGCTGGGGTCGATGCTGATCGGCGAGCAGATAAACGCCATGCGGTCCCTCGGCACCGACCCGATCAAGAAACTGGTGACACCGCGGGTGGTGGCCTGCACAACCATGGTTCCGGTTCTGACCGTGATTGCCGACCTGGTCGGCATTATGGGTGGATTTTTCGTGGCCACGATTTTTCTGGGAATCAGTCCCTCGCTCTTCCTGACATCCGCCTACGACCGTTTGGACTATGCCGATCTGGTGCAGGGGCTGGCCAAACCTCCCATTTTCGGTTTTCTCATCGCCATTGTGGGTTGCCACCGGGGACTGGGAACCTGGGGAGGAACGGAGGGGGTGGGGAGATCGACCACTCAAGCCGTGGTCACCTCCATGATTCTTATCTTCATCTCCAACTTTTTCATCACCCGCATCCTCCTGACCATCCTGTGA
- a CDS encoding transcription elongation factor GreA — protein sequence MTIDIKKKLEEEIRVIQDELTKELPKELKKAIALGDLSENAEYQSAKQRQEILNAKLAQLRKRLADVAMINFDRIPRDRVSYGSTVVLYDFQKNTEITYKLVSSEESNIQKGLISTTSPIGRGLLNKKEGDTARVHTPGGLKEFEILSLTTLHDQSGATE from the coding sequence ATGACCATCGACATCAAGAAGAAACTGGAAGAAGAAATTCGTGTGATTCAGGACGAGTTGACCAAGGAGCTCCCCAAGGAGTTGAAGAAAGCCATTGCGCTGGGGGACCTGAGCGAAAACGCGGAATACCAGTCGGCCAAGCAGCGGCAAGAGATCCTCAACGCCAAGTTGGCTCAACTCCGCAAGAGATTGGCCGACGTGGCCATGATCAATTTCGACAGGATACCCAGGGACCGCGTTTCTTATGGATCCACCGTCGTGCTGTACGACTTTCAGAAAAATACCGAGATCACCTACAAGCTGGTGTCGTCCGAAGAGTCGAACATTCAAAAAGGCCTGATTTCGACGACCTCCCCCATAGGGCGGGGCCTGCTGAACAAGAAGGAGGGGGACACGGCCAGGGTGCACACGCCGGGCGGCCTCAAGGAATTCGAGATCTTGAGCCTCACCACCCTTCACGATCAATCAGGGGCCACCGAATAG
- a CDS encoding glycosyltransferase family 2 protein: MLSIVIPARNEEDSLEPLHREIDSVLEAAALQAEIILVDDGSTDGTWSRIVALAERDARVRGIRFRRNFGKAAALNAAFASVRGDVVITLDADLQDDPASIPRLIQKLEEGFDLVSAWRRERFDPWHKRIPSLLFNWLVGIFSGLKLHDHNCGLKCYRSEVVEEIRLFGELHRFITLLAHRSGFRVTEIETLHRPRLFGRSKYGASRLLTGLLDLSTLGFLGSFRQRPIHLLGGVGLLAFAAGVLGLAYLAGVWFSGGEPIGSRPLLIYSVAALVVGGQMMTLGILAELITSAGSRFGQGDPLPYSISERIGEP; encoded by the coding sequence ATGCTTAGTATCGTGATCCCCGCCCGCAACGAAGAGGACAGCCTGGAACCTCTCCACCGGGAGATCGACTCGGTGCTGGAGGCGGCCGCCCTGCAGGCTGAAATCATCTTGGTGGATGATGGGTCCACCGATGGCACCTGGTCCAGGATCGTGGCCCTGGCCGAGAGGGATGCCCGAGTGCGAGGCATTCGCTTTCGCCGAAACTTTGGCAAGGCAGCAGCCCTCAACGCCGCATTCGCCAGTGTCCGAGGCGATGTGGTGATCACGCTTGACGCCGACTTGCAGGACGATCCCGCCTCGATCCCCCGGCTGATTCAGAAGCTCGAGGAGGGCTTCGACCTGGTTTCAGCCTGGAGAAGGGAGCGCTTCGATCCCTGGCACAAGCGGATTCCAAGCCTCCTGTTCAACTGGCTGGTCGGAATCTTCAGTGGCCTGAAGTTGCATGATCACAACTGCGGCCTGAAATGCTACCGGTCCGAGGTGGTCGAGGAGATCCGCCTGTTCGGGGAATTGCACCGCTTCATCACCTTGCTGGCTCATCGGAGCGGATTCCGTGTCACCGAAATTGAAACACTGCATAGACCCCGGCTCTTCGGTCGCTCGAAATACGGGGCGTCCCGACTCTTGACGGGGTTGCTGGACCTCTCGACCCTGGGCTTTCTGGGCAGCTTCCGGCAGCGTCCCATCCATCTGCTGGGCGGGGTGGGACTGCTGGCCTTTGCCGCGGGGGTATTGGGATTGGCCTATCTGGCCGGCGTGTGGTTCTCGGGTGGGGAGCCCATCGGCTCCCGGCCCCTGCTGATCTACTCGGTGGCCGCCCTGGTCGTGGGGGGGCAGATGATGACCCTGGGCATCCTGGCGGAACTCATCACCTCTGCAGGTTCGAGGTTCGGGCAGGGGGACCCGCTCCCCTACAGCATCTCCGAAAGGATCGGCGAGCCCTGA
- the fmt gene encoding methionyl-tRNA formyltransferase encodes MRLLFMGTPGFAVPTLLRLLSSRHQVNGVFTQPDRPSGRGRKLAIGPVKQVALHNGLPVYQPERLVGEEWKSLVETTADALVVVAYGKILPSWLFTLPSFGAINLHASLLPRYRGAAPIPWAIVRGETRTGVTTMRIDRGMDTGDVLLQKAVEIGEEETSLQLGDRLAVLGADLLAETLDRLEAGQVRARPQDPRLASYAPLLKKSDGEIDWSRSSRQIFNRVRAFNPWPGAFTHRKRSRLRILKARPVTVPAQEQAAGSLWRWDSRRALVACGEGWLELLEVQPENHRPLAAADFLNGLRLQSGHSIPLGD; translated from the coding sequence ATGCGCCTGCTCTTCATGGGGACCCCCGGCTTCGCAGTACCTACCCTCCTAAGACTCCTCTCGAGTCGACACCAGGTCAACGGGGTCTTCACCCAACCCGACCGTCCCTCCGGCCGGGGCCGCAAACTGGCCATCGGTCCCGTCAAGCAGGTGGCTCTCCACAACGGGTTGCCGGTCTACCAGCCGGAAAGGCTGGTGGGGGAGGAGTGGAAGTCCCTGGTGGAAACCACCGCCGACGCCCTGGTGGTGGTGGCTTACGGCAAGATTCTGCCTTCCTGGCTCTTCACCCTCCCGTCTTTTGGCGCCATCAACCTGCATGCCTCGCTGCTGCCGCGCTACCGGGGCGCCGCACCCATTCCCTGGGCGATTGTCCGCGGCGAGACTCGAACCGGCGTCACCACCATGAGGATCGACCGGGGCATGGACACCGGGGACGTGCTTCTGCAGAAGGCGGTGGAGATAGGCGAGGAGGAGACTTCGCTGCAGCTCGGAGATCGCCTGGCGGTCTTGGGGGCGGATCTACTGGCGGAAACGCTGGACCGGCTGGAGGCGGGCCAGGTCCGGGCCCGGCCGCAGGATCCTCGACTGGCTTCCTATGCTCCATTGCTGAAGAAGTCCGACGGTGAAATCGACTGGAGCCGGTCCTCCCGTCAGATCTTCAATCGGGTGCGGGCTTTCAATCCCTGGCCGGGCGCCTTTACCCATCGGAAACGCTCCCGGTTGCGCATTTTGAAAGCGCGGCCGGTCACCGTGCCCGCACAGGAGCAGGCAGCCGGTTCGCTGTGGCGGTGGGATTCCCGACGTGCCCTGGTCGCTTGCGGAGAGGGCTGGCTGGAGCTGTTGGAAGTTCAGCCGGAAAACCACAGGCCGCTGGCGGCCGCCGATTTCCTGAACGGCCTCCGATTGCAATCCGGGCACTCCATCCCGTTGGGAGATTGA
- a CDS encoding M48 family metallopeptidase: MKRRLRQLLAMTLAAFLGFGIHSPLLAEKKKKKKKNADLENVGNREINKRSLNFYSIEREIALGKRLSMQIEQQVKLVTDPEINEYVNRVGQNLVRNSDSKVPFTIKVVDSDQVNAFALPGGFFYVNSGLITSADSESELAGVMAHEIAHVTARHGTENATKGQIANYAMLPLIFMGGALGYGLYQAAGFLIPLQFLHFSRKAETEADFLGLQYLYKTGYDPTSSVSFFEKIQSLEKKKPGKLAKAFRTHPPTGDRIVKTQKNIANLLPEKDQYVINTSEFGRIKAKLLALENASRPKKDEKSGRPSLKRRTSGEVEEVSDDPADDEERPTLKRRK; the protein is encoded by the coding sequence ATGAAGCGTAGGCTCAGGCAGCTATTGGCCATGACCTTGGCGGCATTTCTCGGATTCGGGATCCACAGTCCCCTTCTGGCCGAAAAGAAGAAAAAGAAAAAGAAGAATGCCGACCTGGAGAACGTCGGCAACCGGGAAATCAACAAACGCAGCTTGAACTTCTACTCGATCGAGCGGGAGATCGCCCTGGGCAAGCGGCTATCCATGCAGATCGAGCAGCAGGTCAAGCTGGTCACCGACCCGGAAATCAATGAGTACGTGAACCGGGTCGGCCAGAACCTGGTTCGCAATTCCGATTCCAAGGTGCCGTTCACCATCAAGGTGGTGGATTCCGACCAGGTCAATGCTTTCGCTCTGCCCGGCGGATTCTTTTACGTCAACTCCGGGTTGATCACCTCGGCAGACTCGGAGTCGGAGCTGGCCGGCGTGATGGCCCACGAAATAGCCCACGTCACCGCTCGCCATGGGACCGAGAACGCCACCAAGGGCCAGATCGCCAACTACGCCATGCTGCCTTTGATCTTCATGGGCGGCGCCCTCGGTTACGGTCTCTACCAGGCCGCCGGATTCCTGATCCCCCTGCAGTTCCTGCATTTCAGCCGGAAAGCCGAAACCGAAGCCGATTTTCTGGGGCTGCAGTACCTGTACAAGACCGGGTACGATCCGACCTCCTCGGTTTCCTTCTTCGAGAAGATTCAGTCTCTGGAGAAAAAGAAGCCGGGCAAGCTGGCCAAGGCTTTTCGGACGCATCCCCCGACCGGCGATCGTATCGTCAAGACCCAGAAGAACATCGCCAACTTGCTCCCGGAAAAGGATCAGTACGTCATCAACACCTCGGAGTTTGGCCGGATCAAGGCCAAGCTCCTGGCGCTGGAAAATGCCAGCAGACCCAAGAAGGACGAAAAATCGGGCCGCCCGTCCCTGAAGCGGCGCACTAGCGGGGAAGTGGAGGAAGTCTCGGACGACCCGGCGGACGACGAGGAGCGTCCCACCCTGAAACGCAGGAAGTAG
- a CDS encoding PQQ-binding-like beta-propeller repeat protein produces the protein MSGRYLSITLALFLTAVIAVEVETAGPLPGSPSRDGIHMILSGGEANRYWSRWRGPTGQGLAVGTGYPDTWSATQNVLWQVEVPGRGNSSPIVWADRIFLTTARDGGKLPSVLCYRRSDGKLLWESTLPAGEPGKVYWKNSHASGTPVTDGQIVYASFGNQGLAAVDFQGKVVWRHSLGTIQNYHGSAGSPVLYKDKVYLYEDQRQGAFVAAFDKRTGKTLWKTERKASVGWGTPIVIRAGDRDELIVSSQARVTAYNPDSGKALWHCEGNLAEVIPTPVVGHGLVFCVSGRAGPTLAIRPGGSGDVTQTHLAWKQSKGASFVPSPLLYDDLLYQVNDMVSVATCYQAVTGKVLWQGRLGEPKSEGFSASPVGVDGKVFFTNDAGETFVLKAGKTFELLRVNRLEAPVLASPALVEGRWYFRTDRHLLAIGN, from the coding sequence ATGTCCGGTCGGTACCTGTCAATTACCCTGGCCCTGTTCCTGACGGCCGTTATCGCCGTCGAGGTCGAAACCGCCGGCCCTCTCCCGGGCAGTCCGTCCCGGGACGGCATCCACATGATACTTTCCGGCGGAGAAGCCAATCGATACTGGTCCCGCTGGCGAGGTCCGACCGGCCAGGGCCTGGCGGTGGGAACGGGCTACCCCGATACCTGGTCGGCCACCCAAAACGTCTTGTGGCAGGTCGAGGTACCGGGGCGAGGCAATTCCTCCCCGATCGTGTGGGCGGACCGGATCTTTCTGACCACGGCCCGGGATGGCGGAAAACTCCCCTCGGTCTTGTGCTATCGGCGATCCGACGGAAAGCTCCTCTGGGAATCCACCCTCCCTGCAGGCGAGCCCGGCAAGGTCTACTGGAAAAACTCTCACGCCTCGGGCACGCCGGTCACCGACGGGCAAATCGTCTACGCCTCCTTCGGAAACCAGGGGCTGGCGGCCGTGGATTTCCAGGGGAAGGTCGTGTGGCGCCACAGCCTGGGAACGATCCAGAACTACCACGGGTCGGCCGGCTCGCCGGTTCTTTACAAGGACAAGGTCTACCTTTACGAGGACCAGCGCCAGGGGGCCTTCGTGGCCGCGTTCGACAAGCGGACCGGCAAGACGCTCTGGAAGACCGAACGCAAGGCCAGCGTCGGCTGGGGCACGCCCATCGTCATCCGGGCCGGAGACCGCGACGAGCTGATTGTCAGCAGCCAGGCGCGGGTCACCGCTTACAATCCGGATAGCGGCAAGGCGCTCTGGCACTGCGAGGGCAATCTGGCCGAGGTCATCCCCACTCCGGTAGTGGGTCACGGGCTGGTTTTCTGTGTGTCGGGCCGGGCCGGGCCAACGCTGGCGATCCGTCCGGGCGGGTCGGGGGATGTCACCCAGACCCACCTGGCCTGGAAGCAGTCCAAGGGAGCCTCCTTCGTCCCCTCGCCACTGCTCTACGACGACCTGTTGTACCAGGTGAACGACATGGTGAGCGTGGCCACCTGCTATCAGGCCGTCACCGGGAAGGTTCTCTGGCAGGGCCGCCTGGGCGAGCCCAAGTCAGAGGGTTTCTCTGCTTCCCCTGTTGGAGTGGACGGCAAGGTGTTCTTCACCAACGACGCCGGCGAGACCTTCGTGCTCAAGGCGGGAAAAACCTTCGAGCTGCTCCGGGTGAATCGACTGGAGGCCCCCGTGCTGGCATCCCCTGCCCTGGTGGAGGGCCGCTGGTACTTCAGAACCGACCGGCACTTGCTGGCAATTGGGAACTGA
- a CDS encoding ATP-binding cassette domain-containing protein, whose product MNKRHDHADEAPAIELKHVTKYYDDTPVLKDISFSVMRGETKIILGGSGSGKSTLLKLIIGLVQADEGEIWVEGRNITRFGERPLMEVRKRIGMVFQEGALFDSLSVAENVGFRLYEQAELEEDEILEVVRKTLGFVNLEDAIDKMPSELSGGMRRRTAIARALVGTPNLMLYDEPTAGLDPITARTINELVIKLRDLEDVSSVFVTHRLNDAYTLANERFIQENGRWVVRRELTDPGRINTHFIMLKNGEIIFQGTDKALRHSRDPYIKRFLI is encoded by the coding sequence ATGAACAAACGCCACGACCATGCGGATGAAGCTCCTGCCATAGAGCTGAAGCACGTCACCAAGTATTACGATGACACCCCTGTGTTGAAGGATATTTCCTTCTCCGTAATGCGTGGGGAAACCAAGATCATCCTGGGAGGCAGCGGCTCGGGAAAATCCACCCTTCTCAAATTGATTATCGGCCTGGTTCAGGCAGACGAGGGAGAAATCTGGGTGGAAGGCCGCAACATCACCCGCTTTGGTGAAAGACCTCTGATGGAGGTCCGCAAGCGCATCGGCATGGTGTTTCAGGAGGGGGCGCTGTTCGACTCTCTCTCGGTGGCGGAGAATGTCGGTTTTCGGCTCTACGAGCAGGCTGAGTTGGAAGAGGACGAGATCCTGGAGGTCGTAAGGAAGACCCTCGGATTCGTGAACCTGGAAGACGCCATAGACAAGATGCCCTCCGAGCTTTCAGGCGGCATGCGCCGGCGAACGGCCATCGCCCGGGCCTTGGTGGGGACCCCCAACCTCATGCTGTACGATGAACCTACGGCCGGATTGGACCCCATCACGGCTCGAACCATCAACGAGCTGGTCATCAAGTTGAGAGACCTGGAGGATGTCAGCTCCGTCTTTGTCACCCATCGCTTGAACGATGCCTATACGCTTGCCAATGAACGCTTTATCCAGGAAAATGGTCGTTGGGTCGTCCGCCGGGAGCTCACCGATCCCGGCCGAATCAATACGCACTTCATCATGCTCAAGAACGGAGAAATCATTTTCCAGGGAACGGACAAGGCGCTGAGGCACAGCCGCGATCCATACATCAAGAGATTCCTTATTTGA
- the def gene encoding peptide deformylase, with translation MILPVVKFGNSVLHRVAEPVTAFDETLERLSKDMAETMYAAPGVGLAAPQVGVLTRLMVIDPTGGEKADSLIVLANPEILESEGDQYEEEGCLSIPEFTARVHRPRKVVVRGKRIDGSRTMVEGEDLLARILSHEIDHLNGVLFIDHLSVIKRDIIKRKIRKKVRAGEW, from the coding sequence ATGATTCTTCCCGTCGTCAAGTTCGGAAACTCGGTCCTGCACCGGGTTGCCGAGCCGGTCACTGCCTTTGACGAGACCCTGGAGCGGTTGAGCAAGGACATGGCGGAAACCATGTACGCGGCTCCGGGAGTTGGCCTGGCTGCCCCCCAGGTCGGGGTGCTGACCCGCCTCATGGTGATCGATCCCACGGGTGGAGAAAAAGCGGATTCCTTGATTGTCCTGGCTAATCCGGAGATCCTGGAGTCCGAAGGCGACCAGTACGAGGAAGAGGGTTGCCTGAGTATTCCCGAGTTCACGGCGCGGGTCCACCGACCCCGGAAAGTGGTCGTCAGGGGGAAGCGGATCGATGGCAGTCGGACCATGGTGGAGGGAGAGGACCTGCTGGCTCGGATCCTGTCCCACGAGATCGACCACTTGAACGGGGTACTCTTTATCGATCACCTGAGCGTGATCAAGCGCGACATCATCAAGAGAAAGATACGCAAGAAGGTTCGGGCTGGGGAGTGGTGA
- a CDS encoding tetratricopeptide repeat protein produces the protein MNCRKPWIRLAAVGCCFLAGVLLPAASAAQDPNAVFSNPRHQKATELMRVGNYAQAEAVLDAAVKAAPTPDAYGLLGYAREMQNRFAAAEKAYRESMRLGPDFFFGRVRLGIVLTRQKRNRESIEVLRPIETALHRHPEALFHLCLAYLETGDAAKAAAAAEKMEAFGPEMALRAAKLFVWKERFPESLPLLSRVAEASPGSAEANYLLATALFRTDQTGRMWSYLEKAHRLDPNSVPILLLYGSGLLAEGKFGQARERLLQAQALRPQDPRLRFLLGKALIGEGDHAGAIAQLEALVKQDPDKPEVHLLLLSAYRSKGDIQATTRQARQAVRKFPGHLESQLEAGMDLQTVGEFELAEQALRRAVDLSEGKPAARRKARFNLATVLVKLGRDDRAVPLLKEVADADPGEVDARVELGDSYLRTGDYDQAVKVLQEAVARDPKNKRGHLLLGKAFTRLGRHEEAGRYFQAFQELELE, from the coding sequence ATGAACTGTCGCAAACCATGGATCCGGCTGGCAGCCGTCGGGTGTTGCTTCCTGGCGGGAGTCCTGCTGCCGGCCGCGTCAGCCGCCCAGGACCCCAACGCGGTCTTTTCCAACCCCCGCCACCAAAAGGCAACCGAGCTGATGCGTGTCGGCAACTACGCCCAGGCCGAAGCCGTTCTGGACGCCGCGGTCAAGGCTGCACCCACGCCCGACGCTTACGGTCTGCTGGGCTACGCCCGCGAGATGCAGAACCGGTTCGCCGCCGCCGAGAAGGCCTATCGGGAGTCGATGCGGCTTGGCCCCGACTTTTTCTTCGGCCGGGTTCGGCTCGGCATTGTCCTGACCAGGCAGAAGCGGAACCGGGAAAGCATCGAGGTGCTGCGGCCGATCGAGACGGCACTCCACCGCCATCCCGAAGCGCTCTTTCATCTCTGCCTGGCCTACCTGGAAACAGGGGATGCGGCAAAGGCCGCCGCCGCGGCTGAAAAAATGGAGGCCTTCGGTCCGGAAATGGCGCTGCGGGCGGCCAAGCTGTTTGTCTGGAAGGAGAGGTTTCCGGAATCTCTGCCTCTTCTGAGCAGAGTGGCGGAGGCCAGTCCCGGGTCGGCCGAGGCCAACTATCTGCTGGCAACCGCCCTGTTTCGAACCGACCAGACGGGACGGATGTGGTCCTACCTGGAGAAGGCCCACCGGCTGGATCCCAACTCGGTGCCGATCCTGCTGCTTTACGGCAGCGGGTTGCTGGCCGAGGGCAAGTTCGGCCAGGCCAGGGAGCGCCTGTTGCAGGCTCAAGCTCTGCGGCCGCAGGATCCACGCCTCCGCTTTCTGCTCGGCAAGGCCCTGATTGGAGAGGGCGACCATGCCGGGGCCATTGCCCAGTTGGAGGCTCTGGTGAAGCAGGATCCCGACAAGCCGGAGGTCCATCTGCTGTTGCTGAGCGCCTACCGCTCCAAGGGAGACATTCAAGCCACCACCCGTCAGGCCCGCCAGGCGGTGCGGAAGTTTCCGGGGCACCTCGAGTCCCAACTGGAAGCCGGGATGGACTTGCAGACGGTGGGTGAGTTCGAGTTGGCGGAGCAGGCTCTGCGGCGGGCGGTGGATCTATCCGAAGGCAAGCCGGCGGCCCGGCGCAAGGCCCGATTCAACCTGGCGACGGTGCTGGTCAAGCTGGGCCGGGACGATCGGGCCGTGCCGCTCTTGAAAGAAGTGGCGGATGCCGATCCCGGGGAAGTGGACGCCCGGGTGGAGTTGGGAGACAGCTACCTGCGGACGGGCGACTACGACCAGGCCGTCAAGGTGCTGCAAGAAGCCGTTGCCCGGGATCCCAAGAACAAGCGGGGACACCTGCTGTTGGGCAAGGCCTTCACCCGGCTGGGCCGCCATGAGGAGGCCGGCCGGTACTTCCAGGCCTTTCAGGAGTTGGAGTTGGAGTAG
- a CDS encoding MlaD family protein produces MARQSMAWKELRVGIVAISGFVILAAALVLVSGGRGLFTPKYTVKTHLENASGLRRGSLIWLAGVEVGSVGEVRVSRSDDPGRAVEVHMKIDRAFQQSIRRDSQATLGSIGLLGDKYIEISRGSQSEPVVSDGGEIDGSSPPDIKRIIQGTNDLMANVGDLVERVTGIAGKINVQEGTLGKLINDPGIFNNLTGTTEELQDLVKRITAGEGTIGQLVSDPRLYEELRQTLQLGQNVVTKVDSGEGTLGKAVNDPAIYDRAERMLARFEKVVKRIEDGEGFLGRLSKDDTLYSQFNQSLGKFSTVAEKMSNGDGTVSRLLKDPSLYSNLDLASAELVKFMHDLRENPKKYLRIKLSLW; encoded by the coding sequence ATGGCTCGACAATCAATGGCTTGGAAAGAACTGCGTGTCGGTATTGTGGCCATATCAGGCTTCGTGATCCTGGCTGCCGCCCTGGTGCTGGTCAGCGGCGGACGGGGGCTTTTCACGCCCAAATACACCGTCAAGACCCATCTCGAAAACGCCTCCGGGCTGCGCAGGGGATCCTTGATCTGGCTGGCAGGGGTTGAGGTGGGCAGCGTGGGTGAGGTTCGCGTCTCCCGCTCGGACGATCCCGGCAGGGCCGTCGAGGTCCACATGAAAATCGATCGGGCCTTTCAGCAATCCATTCGCCGGGACTCGCAAGCCACGCTGGGTTCCATCGGCCTACTGGGGGACAAGTACATCGAGATCTCCCGCGGATCCCAATCCGAGCCCGTGGTCTCGGATGGTGGCGAGATCGACGGCTCTTCCCCGCCCGACATCAAGAGGATCATCCAGGGGACTAACGACCTGATGGCCAACGTCGGCGACCTGGTCGAGAGAGTCACCGGAATCGCCGGCAAGATCAACGTCCAGGAAGGGACCCTGGGAAAGCTGATCAACGACCCGGGCATTTTCAACAACCTCACCGGAACAACGGAGGAGCTGCAGGATCTGGTCAAAAGGATCACAGCCGGAGAAGGGACCATCGGGCAGCTCGTCTCGGACCCCCGGCTCTACGAGGAACTGAGGCAGACGCTTCAACTGGGCCAGAACGTGGTGACCAAGGTGGATTCGGGGGAGGGGACACTGGGCAAGGCGGTCAACGATCCCGCAATCTATGACCGGGCCGAACGCATGCTGGCCAGATTCGAAAAGGTGGTGAAGAGAATCGAGGATGGAGAGGGATTCCTGGGCCGCTTGTCCAAGGACGACACGCTTTACAGTCAATTCAACCAAAGCCTTGGGAAGTTCTCCACTGTGGCCGAAAAAATGAGCAACGGGGACGGGACCGTTTCCAGGCTTCTGAAAGATCCCTCCCTTTACTCCAACCTCGACCTGGCGTCGGCCGAGCTGGTGAAGTTCATGCACGACCTCCGGGAAAATCCCAAGAAGTACCTGCGCATCAAGTTGAGCTTGTGGTGA
- a CDS encoding CDP-alcohol phosphatidyltransferase family protein, with translation MLSQTIGRICRAILNFMVGLISRLGVSPNVLTFVGFLITLLAAWFLAQGRFFDAGIVIIFSGIFDMLDGRLARITNRVTKFGAFFDSVLDRYSDMALFLGLLIHYARAEQMTYLLLSGIVMIGAVMTSYTRARAESLIERCKVGFMERPERLVLIIIGALSGKMAPVLWVMAVMSNLTVIHRIVYTWKQAPRESPDAQPAPSPSSDPAPPKPHESAPQSLH, from the coding sequence ATGCTGAGCCAAACCATCGGCAGGATATGCAGAGCCATCCTCAACTTCATGGTCGGGTTGATATCCCGGCTGGGGGTCAGTCCCAATGTGCTCACCTTTGTCGGATTTCTGATCACTCTGCTGGCGGCCTGGTTTCTGGCCCAGGGGAGGTTCTTCGATGCCGGAATCGTGATCATATTCTCGGGCATCTTCGACATGCTGGACGGGCGCCTGGCTCGGATAACCAACAGAGTCACCAAGTTCGGCGCGTTCTTCGACTCGGTCCTGGATCGCTACTCCGATATGGCCCTCTTCCTGGGACTGCTGATTCACTATGCCCGAGCAGAACAGATGACCTATCTGCTGCTCTCCGGCATCGTCATGATCGGCGCCGTCATGACCAGTTATACCCGCGCCCGGGCAGAGTCATTGATCGAGCGCTGCAAGGTCGGCTTCATGGAGCGCCCGGAGCGGCTGGTTCTGATCATCATCGGCGCCCTGTCCGGCAAGATGGCTCCGGTCCTTTGGGTCATGGCCGTCATGAGCAACCTGACCGTCATCCACCGCATTGTCTACACCTGGAAGCAAGCCCCCCGGGAAAGCCCCGATGCACAGCCGGCCCCTTCCCCAAGTTCCGATCCCGCCCCGCCGAAACCCCACGAATCCGCGCCACAGAGCCTCCACTGA